The Blastocatellia bacterium genome has a window encoding:
- a CDS encoding Flp family type IVb pilin — protein sequence MKDLLITTIRLLSDDDGQGLMEYGLVTILIAIVAISALQSLGIEIFNLLDSVIPLPGP from the coding sequence ATGAAAGACCTTTTAATAACAACAATCAGGCTGTTGAGCGACGATGATGGTCAAGGATTGATGGAATATGGGTTGGTGACCATCTTGATCGCCATCGTGGCTATCAGCGCGCTTCAATCATTAGGGATCGAGATATTCAATTTATTGGATAGCGTGATCCCACTGCCAGGCCCGTAG
- a CDS encoding PAS domain S-box protein, whose translation MTPETEVNDVYRLIVERSPDVIMIIQHEQPCYCNLAATTILGYTPEELHGLPISRLLAPDQPQALANINKLLKGSLDSFQASVNFIHKNGQMISLHTVCAPLTYNGAAAVLLAGRAMKEQQQEQAHLIQSAKAAAIARFVSALAHELNNPLTVIVGFSEILLSHLTLDEQDQSDLQMIASEANRARRMIHDVLALSRNQAPRKQIVDLNALVMTTLEGQREALRACGIEVVVELAADLPTIMADAAQLEEMLTHLLTWFRKPLGRDTTGGRLRLRTCLKQPHGQFVQVLLVDHRSGRYSGDLNQFFEPVYRTREEDKGLGLALAYNVIRQHGGTARLAYQPDGGLTLTIELPVNESAALSGLAEASA comes from the coding sequence ATGACACCAGAGACAGAGGTCAATGACGTTTATCGTTTAATCGTAGAACGATCTCCAGATGTGATTATGATCATCCAGCACGAGCAGCCCTGCTATTGTAATCTGGCTGCGACAACCATTCTTGGTTACACGCCAGAGGAACTTCACGGCTTGCCGATAAGCCGTCTGCTGGCTCCTGACCAGCCGCAGGCGCTCGCCAACATCAACAAGCTGCTGAAGGGTTCGTTGGATTCCTTTCAAGCGAGCGTCAACTTTATTCATAAGAATGGTCAAATGATCTCGTTGCACACCGTTTGTGCGCCACTGACTTACAACGGGGCAGCGGCTGTTTTGTTGGCTGGACGGGCTATGAAGGAACAACAACAGGAGCAAGCCCACTTGATTCAAAGCGCCAAGGCAGCGGCCATTGCCCGTTTTGTGTCGGCGCTTGCTCATGAGTTGAACAATCCGCTCACGGTGATTGTTGGCTTCTCGGAGATACTGCTTTCGCATCTGACCCTTGATGAGCAGGATCAATCAGACCTGCAGATGATCGCCAGCGAAGCTAACCGTGCGCGCCGTATGATTCATGATGTCTTGGCTCTTTCCCGCAATCAGGCGCCGCGAAAACAAATTGTTGATTTGAATGCGTTGGTCATGACGACGCTGGAGGGGCAGCGCGAGGCCTTACGCGCTTGTGGCATAGAGGTCGTGGTTGAGCTGGCCGCTGACTTGCCTACGATCATGGCGGATGCTGCGCAATTGGAAGAGATGTTGACCCATCTTTTAACCTGGTTCCGCAAACCGCTGGGCAGGGACACCACCGGCGGGCGGCTTCGCCTGCGTACATGCCTGAAACAGCCGCATGGGCAGTTTGTGCAAGTGCTGCTGGTGGATCACCGTTCCGGTCGGTATTCTGGCGATCTGAATCAGTTCTTCGAGCCTGTCTACAGAACGCGCGAGGAAGATAAAGGATTAGGCCTGGCGCTCGCCTATAACGTGATTCGCCAACATGGCGGGACAGCCCGCCTGGCGTATCAGCCTGATGGTGGACTGACCTTGACCATCGAATTGCCGGTGAATGAATCAGCCGCGCTCAGCGGCCTGGCCGAGGCATCAGCGTGA
- the secA gene encoding preprotein translocase subunit SecA, with translation MFNKILTAIFGSANERYLKRLRPRIEQINALEPEVKKLTDQQLRDKTAEFRQRLDRMLESVPEEHMKVRLQEALDELLPEAFAVVREASVRTTGMRHFDVQLIGGIVLHEGKIAEMKTGEGKTLVATLPAYLNALAGRGVHIVTVNDYLAKRDAEWMGKIYRFLGLTVGKIIHELDDNERRQMYACDITYGTNNEIGFDYLRDNMKYELSQCVQRGHYYAIVDEVDSILIDEARTPLIISGPSEENTQRYYDADAVVRRLRRDIDFMVDEKARSAALSESGVERAEQLLNCGNLFDPANMEILHCVNQALVAHTLYHLDRHYVNKDGEIIIVDDFTGRLMPGRRWSDGLHQAIEAKEGVRIEPENQTLATITFQNLFRMYEKLAGMTGTAETEAEEFAKIYNLDVVVIPTHRPMIRDDRPDLVYQTLAEKWDAVVQEIKDCYERGQPVLVGTVSVENSEMLSKRLKRLGIPHNVLNAKYHEREAEIVAQAGRKKAVTIATNMAGRGTDILLGGNPEFLAREILKKKEINPEDATPEQWAEAVKEMKKITDAEHEEVVALGGLHILGTERHESRRIDNQLRGRAGRQGDPGSSRFYLSLEDDLMRIFAGERVRRIMDRLGGWPKGEPIESKMVSRAIERAQKSVEAHNFSIRKHLLEYDDVMNKQRQTIYSLRRQLLSETDQRDYILSIAQDLFEDMVDQYLNTDLSPQEWDFNGLKLDLRNIYGFDLEAEVPDYEHMSNAELKQTVWPKLEAIYTTKEALIGPDLLRQYERAIMLNVVDAQWKDHLLVLDHLREGIGLRGYAQRDPLVEYKRESFELFQAMLDRIDRDTIRFLWNIQVTVREPSAERLRRRAPRHDRLQYKHDAANVLDGSNTADNQPRTVRHEGPRVGPNEPCPCGSGKKYKKCHGLSH, from the coding sequence ATGTTCAACAAAATTCTTACCGCCATCTTTGGAAGTGCCAATGAGCGTTACCTAAAGCGACTCCGTCCACGCATCGAACAGATCAACGCGCTGGAGCCGGAGGTCAAGAAATTGACTGACCAGCAACTGCGAGACAAAACCGCTGAGTTCCGACAACGACTTGATCGAATGCTCGAGTCAGTGCCAGAAGAGCACATGAAAGTCCGGCTGCAGGAGGCGCTGGACGAATTGTTGCCGGAAGCGTTTGCCGTCGTGCGCGAAGCGTCGGTCCGCACAACCGGCATGCGCCACTTCGACGTGCAACTGATCGGCGGGATCGTGCTGCATGAAGGCAAAATCGCAGAGATGAAGACCGGTGAAGGTAAAACACTGGTGGCAACCCTGCCGGCCTATCTCAACGCGTTGGCCGGCAGAGGCGTGCATATCGTCACCGTCAACGACTACCTGGCCAAGCGCGACGCGGAATGGATGGGCAAGATTTATCGCTTCCTCGGTTTGACCGTTGGCAAGATCATTCACGAGCTGGACGACAACGAGCGCCGTCAGATGTACGCCTGCGACATCACCTACGGCACGAATAACGAGATTGGATTTGACTACCTGCGCGACAACATGAAGTATGAATTGAGCCAATGCGTGCAGCGCGGCCACTACTACGCCATCGTTGACGAGGTTGATTCGATTCTGATTGATGAAGCGCGCACGCCGTTGATCATCTCCGGCCCGTCGGAAGAGAACACACAACGCTACTACGACGCCGACGCCGTTGTGCGACGATTGCGTCGAGACATTGACTTCATGGTGGATGAGAAAGCACGCTCAGCCGCATTGAGCGAGAGCGGCGTTGAGCGGGCTGAACAACTGCTCAACTGTGGCAATTTGTTTGATCCAGCCAACATGGAGATTCTCCACTGCGTCAATCAGGCGCTCGTGGCTCACACGCTCTACCACTTAGACCGTCACTACGTGAACAAAGATGGCGAGATCATCATCGTGGACGATTTCACCGGACGCCTCATGCCGGGTCGGCGGTGGTCAGACGGTTTGCATCAGGCAATTGAAGCCAAGGAGGGCGTGCGCATCGAGCCGGAAAATCAGACGTTGGCCACGATCACCTTCCAGAATCTGTTTCGTATGTACGAGAAGCTGGCTGGCATGACCGGCACGGCGGAAACCGAAGCAGAAGAATTCGCCAAAATCTATAACCTCGATGTGGTGGTGATCCCAACGCACCGGCCGATGATCCGTGACGATCGTCCCGATTTGGTCTACCAAACGCTGGCCGAGAAATGGGACGCCGTCGTGCAGGAGATCAAAGATTGTTATGAGCGCGGACAGCCGGTGCTCGTCGGCACGGTCTCGGTGGAAAATTCAGAAATGCTCTCCAAGCGGCTCAAGAGGCTTGGCATCCCCCACAATGTGCTAAACGCCAAATACCACGAGCGCGAAGCGGAGATTGTCGCGCAAGCCGGTCGCAAGAAGGCCGTCACGATTGCCACCAACATGGCCGGACGCGGCACCGACATTCTGCTGGGCGGCAATCCGGAGTTCTTGGCGCGTGAAATCCTCAAGAAAAAGGAGATCAATCCCGAAGACGCGACGCCTGAACAATGGGCTGAGGCCGTCAAAGAAATGAAGAAGATCACTGACGCTGAACACGAGGAAGTGGTCGCGCTGGGCGGCTTGCATATCCTCGGCACAGAGCGACATGAATCGCGGCGCATTGATAATCAGCTTCGTGGCCGCGCCGGTCGTCAGGGTGACCCTGGCTCGTCCCGCTTCTACCTTTCTTTAGAAGATGACTTGATGCGTATCTTCGCTGGCGAGCGCGTGCGCCGGATCATGGACCGTCTGGGCGGCTGGCCCAAAGGCGAACCGATTGAATCCAAGATGGTCTCCAGAGCTATTGAGCGCGCGCAGAAATCTGTCGAGGCGCACAACTTCAGTATCCGAAAACACCTGCTCGAATATGACGACGTGATGAACAAGCAGCGGCAAACGATCTATAGCCTGCGCCGACAGTTGCTCAGCGAAACCGACCAACGCGATTACATTCTCAGCATCGCGCAAGACCTCTTTGAGGACATGGTTGATCAGTATCTAAACACAGACCTGAGCCCGCAGGAGTGGGACTTCAACGGCCTGAAGCTGGACTTGCGCAATATCTATGGATTTGACCTGGAGGCTGAAGTCCCCGATTATGAGCACATGAGCAATGCGGAGCTGAAGCAGACGGTCTGGCCAAAACTCGAAGCGATTTATACCACCAAGGAAGCGTTAATCGGCCCCGACCTGTTACGACAGTATGAGCGTGCCATCATGCTCAACGTCGTGGATGCTCAATGGAAAGATCACCTGCTCGTCCTTGATCATTTGCGAGAAGGCATCGGACTGCGCGGATATGCGCAACGTGATCCGTTGGTTGAATACAAACGAGAATCCTTCGAGCTGTTTCAGGCCATGCTGGATCGAATTGATCGTGACACGATTCGATTTCTATGGAATATCCAGGTCACCGTCCGCGAGCCGTCAGCCGAGCGATTGCGCCGCCGCGCGCCCCGACATGACCGACTCCAATACAAACATGATGCCGCCAATGTCCTGGACGGCAGCAACACTGCCGATAATCAACCCCGCACGGTCCGGCATGAAGGGCCGCGTGTCGGTCCGAATGAACCCTGCCCATGTGGCAGCGGCAAGAAATACAAGAAATGTCACGGCCTCAGCCATTGA
- the hemW gene encoding radical SAM family heme chaperone HemW has product MPVWGIYIHVPFCPYHCAYCDFDAGVFPARLRQPYVETVINEIAHTRANLYPDGLTADTIYFGGGTPALLTAEQLQQIIEAVHHHFTIADDPEVTLEANPESINEEKAEQLRRIGINRVSIGAQSFIERHLRQLGRRHTAQDVWACFRILREAGLSNLNLDLIIGLPNQSLTEWQYTLDQALALRPTHISAYLLEVHEGTPLARQLQRGRWPQPDEELSVQMYELLLDRARAEGYEHYELSNWALPGFRSRHNLKYWSDTPYLGFGCSAASYDWVERRVNVKTPGAYIEQVGRLGHAIWMRTPVTQQTRRQEALFLGLRQIGGINLHQFQTHYGIDVWAEYEEALTPLIEAGLVSRENGWLKLTRRGLTLSNEVLTVFV; this is encoded by the coding sequence ATGCCAGTATGGGGCATTTACATTCATGTTCCCTTCTGCCCGTATCACTGCGCTTACTGTGATTTCGACGCCGGCGTTTTCCCGGCCCGGTTGAGGCAGCCTTACGTTGAGACGGTTATCAACGAGATCGCTCACACGCGCGCCAACCTGTATCCGGACGGGCTGACAGCAGATACGATCTATTTCGGCGGCGGCACGCCGGCGCTACTGACCGCTGAGCAACTGCAACAAATCATTGAGGCAGTTCATCACCACTTCACCATCGCTGATGATCCAGAGGTCACACTCGAAGCCAACCCCGAATCCATCAACGAAGAGAAGGCTGAACAACTCAGACGAATCGGCATCAATCGCGTCAGCATCGGCGCGCAATCGTTCATTGAGCGCCATCTGCGCCAGTTAGGGCGCAGGCATACGGCGCAAGACGTGTGGGCATGTTTTAGGATTTTGCGAGAGGCTGGACTGAGCAATCTCAATCTGGATTTGATCATCGGCTTGCCCAACCAATCACTGACCGAGTGGCAATATACTCTCGATCAAGCCTTGGCGCTGCGGCCAACACATATCTCCGCCTATTTGCTGGAGGTGCATGAAGGCACGCCGTTGGCCAGACAGCTCCAACGGGGACGTTGGCCTCAACCGGATGAAGAATTGAGCGTTCAGATGTACGAGCTGCTGTTGGATCGCGCGCGGGCTGAAGGATATGAGCACTATGAACTTTCCAACTGGGCGCTGCCTGGATTCCGCTCGCGTCATAACCTCAAGTACTGGTCAGACACACCATATCTTGGATTCGGTTGCAGCGCGGCCAGCTATGATTGGGTTGAGCGTCGCGTCAATGTGAAAACGCCTGGCGCCTACATCGAACAGGTTGGTCGGCTGGGTCACGCCATCTGGATGCGAACGCCTGTCACTCAGCAGACGCGCCGACAAGAAGCCTTGTTCCTCGGATTGCGACAAATCGGCGGGATCAACCTGCACCAGTTTCAAACGCACTATGGCATAGACGTGTGGGCTGAGTACGAAGAAGCGTTGACGCCATTGATCGAAGCAGGATTGGTCAGCCGAGAAAACGGCTGGTTGAAACTGACACGTCGTGGGCTGACGCTATCCAATGAAGTGCTCACCGTGTTTGTATGA
- a CDS encoding insulinase family protein: MRKWITIAMLLVVGLWWLHPMSGLAQSGRQRPAIRPRPTEPEKQPAEKTPEKAPEPSAEPNTGAIAAGGQIVKRAFDPKTATMRFLLKNGLTVLVREKYARPMVAIAAYVKAGRLNEPEGSWGVAQLVQRLLLHGTTRRPKTQAVRELRMLGGVFDAHTADDHTVYRVALPAEKARQALDILADMLQQPAFDPETIKRQAELLWQEYDARQNDLATQASSAVAALAMPGHPIARMPAIESLRAIPVEAAVAFYQTHYRPGNVILSLVGAVNPFTVIEPIQRGYGAWPIVELSPQPAEHRLQKSQGGEQKAETTAQETRVSRQESSPMNPQPAIQLAAPPRPQSEEQTATGNQLRYDRKEMAIDQALLTVGYRLDAIEPSDRAALDVLAAVLGLGQMSQLQHELQSVLSAPATLTRLTLSRAITGESRAIELWLFQCWAPPRQFNAAELAFFNLIQRLRREFISPGQLQRAQSLLERQFYDRRAMLHDEAAELAQAEAVMGEYQEADRFVERIRSVTAEQVQRVAAKYFMLTNVAIYEVLPPGLSAPGTTAESIANWLTKQIPGIDKPVEAGRAASSPAMPFIRQGQRARPTDETEAMLFSLQPEPIRNYSVLRGSRAYVREDRARPTVAIGLFFQGGRLFEEAANNGITELMLRAMARGVKSKWNPETGAPIERGDEVAVSGDMLAIQLEQLGAELHIVNEADFFGFILNVLSRNQEQALRTLVDIIERPTFEEANVNHARAALLSEIRRRGPQPRQLAWQALLGSHPYGLPRLGQAQVVQALTAQQLRAWRERTIGQQFPIAIIVGDTDGSILVSNVIGREFRRQETDRTFRAVIPSPPAQPREQAQADNTLSALTVGFLAPQNKMDEHDVFDVIQQLMSGAGSRLTDQLCGESTLAYHAEAIYEPRLLSGGFFASLLLRPEHDAPARDVLEREFNRLVAEPIGDDELALGVNSAVSAHAVRLDQHVARVLAYTRRIFLNGQPADVDAYSERVRAVTKEKIRAVAGQYFKWTQRGVGVVRKP; encoded by the coding sequence ATGAGGAAATGGATAACCATCGCCATGCTGCTTGTTGTTGGATTATGGTGGCTCCACCCGATGAGTGGACTGGCTCAAAGCGGGCGGCAAAGACCAGCCATTCGTCCGCGTCCAACTGAGCCAGAGAAACAGCCAGCAGAGAAGACGCCGGAGAAGGCTCCTGAGCCGAGCGCTGAGCCGAACACCGGAGCCATTGCTGCCGGCGGCCAGATTGTCAAACGGGCGTTTGATCCCAAAACGGCCACCATGCGGTTCCTTTTGAAGAATGGATTGACGGTGCTGGTTCGTGAGAAATACGCCAGGCCGATGGTCGCGATTGCAGCCTATGTCAAGGCCGGACGACTGAACGAGCCGGAAGGAAGTTGGGGCGTCGCGCAGCTCGTTCAGCGACTGTTGCTGCACGGCACAACCCGTCGGCCTAAGACGCAAGCTGTGCGCGAACTGCGCATGCTGGGCGGTGTGTTTGATGCGCATACAGCCGACGACCATACGGTTTATCGCGTGGCGCTTCCCGCAGAGAAAGCACGTCAAGCATTGGACATTTTGGCCGACATGCTGCAACAGCCTGCATTCGACCCAGAAACCATTAAGCGGCAAGCTGAGCTGCTGTGGCAGGAGTACGATGCGCGTCAAAATGATCTGGCCACGCAGGCATCTTCGGCCGTTGCTGCATTGGCCATGCCGGGCCATCCGATTGCCCGCATGCCGGCCATTGAGAGCCTGCGAGCGATCCCGGTGGAAGCTGCTGTCGCGTTCTACCAGACGCATTACAGGCCGGGGAATGTCATCCTCAGTTTGGTGGGCGCGGTGAATCCGTTCACTGTCATCGAGCCGATTCAACGCGGTTACGGCGCGTGGCCTATCGTAGAGCTCAGCCCGCAGCCCGCAGAGCACAGACTGCAGAAATCGCAAGGCGGCGAGCAGAAGGCGGAAACGACGGCTCAGGAGACGCGAGTTAGCCGTCAAGAATCGAGCCCGATGAATCCACAACCCGCAATCCAATTGGCGGCGCCGCCTCGACCGCAATCCGAAGAGCAGACGGCGACTGGTAATCAATTGCGCTACGATCGAAAGGAGATGGCAATTGATCAGGCGTTGCTCACGGTCGGCTATCGGCTTGATGCCATCGAGCCGTCGGATCGAGCTGCCCTCGACGTATTGGCTGCCGTGCTTGGCCTGGGGCAGATGTCGCAGCTTCAGCACGAATTGCAATCGGTTCTGTCGGCGCCTGCGACGCTGACACGACTCACGTTGTCACGAGCCATCACTGGCGAGTCGCGGGCTATAGAATTATGGTTGTTTCAGTGCTGGGCGCCACCACGACAGTTCAATGCAGCCGAGCTGGCATTCTTTAATTTGATCCAGCGACTGCGTCGTGAGTTCATCTCACCTGGCCAGTTGCAACGAGCACAATCATTGTTGGAACGGCAGTTTTACGATCGTCGCGCCATGTTGCACGACGAAGCCGCCGAATTAGCGCAAGCCGAGGCAGTGATGGGTGAGTATCAGGAAGCCGATCGTTTCGTCGAGCGGATTCGCAGTGTCACGGCCGAGCAGGTACAGCGGGTCGCGGCCAAGTATTTTATGCTCACGAATGTCGCTATCTACGAAGTGCTCCCGCCAGGGCTGAGCGCGCCGGGCACAACGGCCGAGAGTATTGCTAACTGGCTGACCAAACAGATTCCCGGAATTGACAAGCCGGTCGAAGCCGGCCGAGCCGCATCGTCCCCTGCCATGCCGTTCATCCGCCAAGGGCAACGTGCGCGTCCGACAGACGAGACCGAAGCGATGCTGTTTTCACTGCAACCGGAGCCAATTCGCAACTATTCGGTTCTGCGCGGTTCGCGCGCTTACGTGCGTGAAGACCGCGCGCGTCCGACGGTGGCAATAGGACTTTTCTTTCAGGGAGGCCGCCTGTTTGAAGAGGCCGCCAATAACGGCATCACTGAATTGATGCTGCGCGCGATGGCGCGTGGCGTCAAAAGCAAATGGAATCCAGAGACCGGCGCGCCAATCGAACGCGGCGACGAAGTGGCTGTTTCGGGCGACATGCTGGCGATCCAATTGGAGCAGCTTGGCGCCGAGCTACATATTGTCAACGAGGCAGACTTTTTTGGTTTCATCCTGAACGTCTTATCCCGCAATCAGGAACAGGCGCTCAGAACATTGGTAGATATCATCGAACGACCCACATTTGAAGAGGCAAATGTAAATCACGCCCGCGCGGCGTTACTGAGTGAAATTCGTCGGCGCGGTCCGCAGCCGCGCCAGTTGGCCTGGCAGGCGCTGCTCGGATCGCATCCGTATGGTTTGCCACGGCTGGGTCAGGCCCAGGTCGTTCAGGCTCTCACCGCCCAGCAATTACGCGCGTGGCGCGAGCGCACCATTGGTCAGCAATTTCCTATTGCGATCATCGTGGGTGATACGGACGGCTCGATTCTGGTCTCCAATGTAATCGGTAGAGAATTCCGTCGCCAGGAGACAGATCGAACATTCCGCGCCGTTATCCCGTCGCCCCCTGCTCAACCGCGCGAGCAGGCGCAGGCGGACAACACCTTGTCAGCCCTGACTGTCGGTTTTCTGGCGCCGCAAAACAAGATGGACGAGCACGACGTGTTTGATGTGATTCAACAGCTCATGTCAGGCGCTGGCAGTCGGCTGACAGATCAACTGTGCGGTGAATCAACGTTGGCCTATCACGCAGAAGCGATCTATGAGCCGCGGCTCCTGTCCGGTGGCTTTTTCGCTTCGCTACTGCTTCGACCGGAACACGACGCGCCCGCCCGTGATGTGTTGGAGCGGGAGTTCAACCGGCTCGTGGCCGAGCCTATCGGAGATGATGAGCTGGCTCTCGGCGTCAATTCAGCCGTCAGCGCCCACGCTGTAAGACTTGATCAGCATGTTGCTCGCGTCTTGGCTTACACGCGACGCATCTTCTTGAATGGCCAGCCTGCCGACGTGGATGCTTACAGTGAGCGAGTGCGTGCTGTGACCAAAGAGAAAATTCGCGCTGTTGCCGGCCAGTATTTCAAATGGACTCAACGCGGCGTGGGCGTGGTCCGCAAGCCCTGA
- a CDS encoding Rrf2 family transcriptional regulator, protein MRITAQEEYGLRCILQLAMQPPNTTLSVKEIASREGLSVAYVEKLLYLLNRAGLAKSVRGSSGGYCLSRPPEQISLGEVIRALGGFASDVEICNQFTGNLDSCVHIRNCGLRPLWKVAFYVQSMLDRISLLQLLDDESEVEMRLMAKSRAQFEAV, encoded by the coding sequence ATGAGAATTACTGCACAAGAGGAATACGGCCTGCGTTGCATCCTGCAATTGGCGATGCAACCACCAAACACCACATTGTCAGTGAAGGAAATTGCTAGTCGTGAGGGGCTCTCTGTCGCGTATGTTGAGAAGCTTCTCTATCTGCTCAATCGTGCCGGTTTGGCCAAGAGCGTGCGTGGCAGCAGCGGCGGTTATTGTTTGAGCCGGCCGCCCGAGCAGATCTCTCTTGGCGAAGTGATACGAGCCTTGGGCGGGTTCGCATCGGATGTGGAGATTTGCAATCAGTTCACCGGCAATCTGGACTCGTGCGTGCATATTCGTAATTGTGGGCTACGCCCCCTGTGGAAGGTGGCTTTTTATGTTCAAAGCATGCTCGACCGTATTTCTTTGTTGCAACTGCTTGACGATGAGAGTGAAGTGGAGATGAGACTGATGGCCAAGAGCCGCGCTCAGTTTGAAGCAGTCTAA